A genome region from Populus alba chromosome 3, ASM523922v2, whole genome shotgun sequence includes the following:
- the LOC118062939 gene encoding peroxisome biogenesis protein 19-2, translating to MADQHDDLEQLLDSALDDFQNLNLAPASQRSGNDNGENRNQKEKQTFLPSLPTGVQGLGMGLPDLNSKKKGKQKVSKESHVEEALDKLREQTREAVKGLESVTAASKPDDSSQDAFMDDWVKQFEELAGSQDMESIVETMMQQLLSKEILHEPMKEIGERYPKWLEEHKASLSKEDHERYSHQYELIKDLNDVYENDPNNHTKIFELMQKMQECGQPPNDIVQELAPDIDFANLGQLSPEMLESQGNCCIM from the exons ATGGCGGACCAACACGATGACTTAGAACAACTGCTTGACA GTGCTCTTGATGATTTCCAGAATCTCAATCTTGCTCCTGCTTCTCAAAG GAGTGGAAATGATAATGGAGAGAACAGGAATCAGAAGGAGAAACAGACTTTTCTTCCTTCATTGCCAACTGGGGTTCAAGGGTTGGGAATGGGATTGCCTGACTTAAACAGCAAGAAGAAAGGCAAGCAAAAGGTTTCTAAAGAATCCCATGTTGAGGAGGCTCTTGATAAGCTTAGAGAACAGACCAGGGAGGCTGTTAAAGGATTGGAGTCTGTCACTGCTGCCTCTAAACCTGATGATTCTAGCCAAGATGCATTTATGGATGATTGGGTTAAGCAGTTTGAGGAGCTAGCTGGTTCTCAG GACATGGAATCAATTGTGGAGACCATGATGCAACAACTTCTATCCAAGGAGATTCTTCATGAACCCATGAAGGAAATTGGAGAAAGATATCCAAAGTGGTTGGAGGAACACAAAGCCAGTCTGTCCAAAGAAGACCATGAGCGTTACTCTCATCAATATGAACTCATAAAAGATCTTAATGATGTTTATGAAAATGATCCTAATAACCATACCAAGATATTTGAACTCATGCAGAAAATGCAAGAATGTGGCCAACCACCAAATGATATTGTCCAAGAGCTTGCTCCCGATATTGATTTTGCTAATCTTGGTCAACT ATCTCCAGAAATGCTCGAGTCCCAGGGGAATTGTTGCATAATGTGA
- the LOC118062937 gene encoding putative glucuronosyltransferase PGSIP8, with protein sequence MSSKTISAYELHFIYQILFKLITLTTTHCYLLFQFKGLFNLTSFHIILKPITQTEKPTMASSREPRLMLRFLLLLGFAVYKTTAFGEVVKASQIEQQQQQHQQEGPPQRHKNAYATMMYMGTPRDYEFYVAIRVMLRSLDKLQVDADLVVIASHDVPRRWVHTMEQEDGARVMRVENVNNPYKNQPNFDRRFLLTLNKLYVWKLVEYERVVMLDADNLFLRKPDELFQCGQFCAAFINPCIFHTGLFVVQPSMEVFNDMLHQLEIGKHNPDGADQGFISSYFPDLLDMPMFHPPLNGTTVNGSYRLPLGYQMDATYYYLRLRWNVPCGPNSVITFPGALWLKPWYWWSWPVLPLGIQWHEQRRQNMGYGAETTMALIQCIVFGGIIAVTRLARPNISKLCYRRTEKNVSVIQAGLKMLAIWSILAAYIIPFIIIPCTIHPLLGWGLYLLGSFALCTIAINAFMLPTLPVLTPCLGIFGVLLVMAFPFYSNGIIRALSIFCYAFCAAPFLWVSVVKIMASLQASLERENFFPRLGESSPPSGFNKLY encoded by the exons ATGTCAAGCAAGACAATATCCGCGTATGAGCTGCATTTTATATATCAGATATTATTCAAGCTCATCACATTAACTACCACACATTGCTACCTTCTCTTTCAATTTAAAGGGCTCTTTAATCTCACttcatttcatataattttaaaacccatcACCCAGACAGAAAAACCCACCATGGCTTCTTCTCGAGAGCCTCGGTTAATGTTGAGGTTTCTGTTGCTTTTAGGCTTCGCTGTATATAAAACGACAGCGTTTGGAGAGGTCGTGAAGGCTAGCCAGatagagcagcagcagcaacagcaccAGCAGGAGGGGCCACCGCAACGGCACAAAAACGCATACGCGACGATGATGTACATGGGGACACCAAGAGACTACGAGTTCTACGTTGCTATACGGGTCATGCTCAGATCTCTTGATAAATTACAAGTGGACGCTGATCTCGTCGTCATTGCCTCCCACGATGTTCCTCGTCGTTGGGTTCATACCAT GGAACAGGAAGATGGTGCAAGGGTGATGAGAGTGGAAAATGTGAATAATCCGTATAAGAACCAACCCAATTTTGATAGGAGATTTCTATTAACATTGAACAAACTCTATGTATGGAAATTGGTGGAGTATGAGAGGGTGGTCATGCTTGATGCTGACAATCTTTTCCTCAGAAAACCTGATGAGTTGTTCCAATGTGGACAATTCTGTGCAGCCTTCATCAACCCCTGTATCTTCCATACCGGCCTCTTTGTCGTACAG CCATCCATGGAAGTGTTCAACGACATGCTTCATCAGTTGGAAATTGGGAAACATAACCCAGACGGTGCAGACCAAGGTTTTATTAGTAGCTACTTTCCTGACCTGCTTGATATGCCAATGTTCCATCCACCTCTAAATGGCACCACGGTCAACGGGTCTTATAGACTTCCTTTAGGCTACCAAATGGACGCCACTTATTACT ATCTTAGACTCCGCTGGAATGTACCCTGTGGGCCTAACAGCGTGATTACTTTCCCCGGTGCTCTGTGGTTGAAACCATGGTATTGGTGGTCATGGCCTGTCTTGCCACTGGGCATTCAATGGCACGAACAACGTCGTCAAAATATGGG GTACGGAGCGGAGACGACCATGGCACTCATTCAGTGCATAGTTTTCGGAGGAATAATAGCCGTAACACGACTAGCGCGGCCAAATATCTCCAAGCTTTGCTATCGGCGAACAGAAAAGAACGTCTCCGTTATCCAAGCCGGTCTTAAAATGTTAGCAATATGGTCGATTCTTGCAGCCTATATAATCCCCTTCATCATCATTCCTTGCACAATTCATCCATTATTAGGCTGGGGATTGTACTTGCTCGGTTCGTTTGCGCTTTGCACTATAGCGATCAATGCATTTATGCTGCCGACGTTACCAGTTCTGACTCCATGTCTAGGGATATTTGGGGTCCTTCTGGTCATGGCATTTCCTTTTTACTCGAATGGCATTATAAGAGCATTATCTATTTTTTGCTACGCATTCTGTGCTGCACCTTTTCTCTGGGTATCAGTGGTTAAGATCATGGCAAGCCTTCAAGCATCCCTTGAAAGGGAAAATTTCTTCCCTAGATTGGGTGAATCTTCGCCGCCTTCTGGATTCAACAAGTTGTATTAG
- the LOC118062938 gene encoding probable pectinesterase 68: MASLGYSFLLFCSYFILTLFLLHAPLLVTSSTYRYKVESSSINRTAPTNSTKHHHKWVGPVGYRVITVDVNGAGEFLSVQAAVDAVPANNGENVMIQISAGYYIEKVTVPASKPYITFQGEGRDVTIIEWHDRACDRGANGQQLRTYRTASVSVFANYFSARNISFKNTAPAPMPGMQGWQAAAFRISGDKAYFGGCGFYGAQDTLLDDAGRHYFKECYIEGSIDFIFGNGRSMYKDCELHSIATRFGSIAAQDRNSPDEKTGFAFLNCRVTGTGPLYVGRAMGQYSRIVYSYTYFDNVVAHGGWDDWDHASNKKKTVFFGVYKCWGPGAAAVQGVSWARELDYESAHKFLAKSFVNGRHWIAPSDA, encoded by the exons ATGGCTTCTCTTGGTTATAGTTTCCTGCTCTTCTGTTCTTACTTCATTcttactttgtttttattgcatGCACCATTGTTAGTTACAAGCTCTACTTACAGGTACAAGGTCGAGTCATCTTCAATCAACCGGACTGCCCCTACCAACTCTACCAAGCACCATCACAAGTGGGTTGGACCCGTGGGTTACCGTGTGATCACCGTGGATGTTAACGGGGCCGGCGAGTTCTTATCGGTCCAAGCTGCTGTTGATGCTGTCCCGGCGAACAATGGGGAGAATGTGATGATACAAATTAGCGCCGGATATTACAT TGAAAAGGTGACAGTGCCGGCGAGCAAACCGTACATAACGTTTCAGGGAGAAGGGAGAGACGTGACAATCATCGAATGGCACGATAGAGCATGCGATCGTGGTGCCAATGGCCAACAGCTGCGTACATACAGGACTGcttctgtttctgtttttgCTAATTATTTCTCAGCTAGAAACATAAGCTTCAAG AACACAGCACCAGCACCAATGCCAGGAATGCAGGGATGGCAAGCTGCGGCATTTCGCATATCCGGCGACAAGGCTTACTTCGGAGGCTGTGGATTCTACGGTGCCCAAGATACTCTGTTGGACGACGCAGGGAGGCATTACTTCAAGGAGTGCTACATTGAGGGCtccatagattttatttttgggaATGGCCGCTCCATGTACAAA GACTGTGAGCTCCACTCAATAGCCACCAGGTTTGGATCGATTGCAGCCCAAGATAGAAACTCTCCCGACGAGAAAACAGGCTTTGCTTTCCTTAACTGCAGGGTAACAGGCACCGGACCCCTGTATGTGGGTCGAGCCATGGGCCAGTACTCAAGGATAGTCTATTCCTACACATATTTTGACAACGTTGTGGCTCACGGTGGCTGGGATGACTGGGACCATGCCAGCAACAAGAAGAA GACAGTGTTCTTCGGAGTGTATAAATGCTGGGGGCCAGGAGCTGCAGCAGTACAGGGTGTTTCATGGGCAAGAGAGCTAGACTACGAATCCGCCCACAAGTTCCTCGCTAAGAGTTTTGTCAACGGAAGGCATTGGATAGCCCCTTCTGATGCTTAG